One genomic segment of Desulfocapsa sulfexigens DSM 10523 includes these proteins:
- a CDS encoding ATP-binding protein, which translates to MTESHPAFSAGNSLSKSSFVEDERVRLLYMQAPVSNTVIFLVSFLYYSLLQPRLDSPLLLVWLLALFVTASYRIGLWYLRKKRPELRSSSGWLVSYCVGCGLVGVAWSLVYFLLNDENDPFVFAALVFLAFGVISVAVPVLAASLPAVILYILPQGAVLAGNLFCYQDSSYQWLALAVTIYLIMTILFARNLNKNILRSIRLQEENALLIDELNDEIDEREGLIVRGTLELQERNQELMKEIESRESTEEQLRRANADLDATLLAIPDLMFELDRRGKYIEIWAQDATLLAAQEEILLGHTVSEILPADASRVVMEAIEKAAEQGISHGQIIRLPLAEGEHWFELSTSKKQVSETSFHFLMLARDITEKQQMEEELFRAKKLESVGVLAGGIAHDFNNILSVILGNIELATAHLKKNDTAFSLLADAQKAAKRATKLTQQLLTFSKGGEPVKECTALAQLIQESADFVLHGSKVSCEYFFPDDLWMVQVDSGQVSQVIQNLVINAIHAMPLGGTMNISCENIEAGSSELLVSRHSDDFFVRITLQDSGSGIPQEIINNIFDPYFSTKEEGNGLGLAISHTIILKHHGSITVHSSPGQGTTFNIYLPADPGAVCSTNKNEKSMPLPRASRIMVMDDDKMIRVLVEAQLASLGHEAILAVDGNEAIRLYQEMEAKGTPVDLVIMDLTIPGGMGGKEAARKLLQLAPEAKIIVSSGYSNDQVLSHYRDYGFCAAVSKPFDMKELREGINSALSPE; encoded by the coding sequence ATGACAGAATCTCACCCCGCATTTTCTGCTGGTAATTCTCTTTCGAAGTCATCTTTTGTTGAGGATGAACGAGTCCGTCTGCTGTATATGCAGGCCCCCGTGTCCAACACAGTCATCTTCCTCGTCTCTTTTCTTTATTACTCTTTATTGCAGCCACGTCTGGATTCGCCTCTTCTCCTTGTGTGGTTGTTGGCTTTGTTTGTTACGGCTTCATACCGTATCGGACTGTGGTATCTTAGAAAAAAACGACCGGAATTACGCTCTTCTTCAGGCTGGTTAGTTTCCTATTGTGTTGGGTGCGGGCTGGTTGGAGTAGCCTGGAGTCTGGTATATTTCCTTCTCAATGACGAGAATGATCCTTTCGTTTTTGCTGCACTGGTCTTCCTGGCGTTTGGGGTTATCAGTGTGGCTGTTCCTGTTCTGGCTGCTTCCCTGCCGGCTGTTATCCTCTATATCCTCCCCCAGGGAGCAGTTTTGGCTGGTAACCTGTTTTGTTACCAGGACAGTTCTTATCAATGGCTGGCGCTTGCGGTGACCATATACCTGATCATGACGATTCTGTTTGCCCGCAATCTAAATAAAAACATTCTGCGGTCAATACGACTGCAGGAAGAGAATGCGCTTTTAATTGACGAGCTGAACGATGAAATCGATGAGAGAGAAGGACTGATTGTTCGTGGCACTCTTGAATTACAGGAGAGAAACCAGGAACTGATGAAGGAAATTGAGAGTCGGGAATCCACTGAAGAACAGCTGCGAAGGGCCAATGCCGATCTCGATGCTACCTTGCTTGCCATTCCAGATCTTATGTTCGAGCTCGACAGAAGAGGGAAATATATCGAAATCTGGGCTCAGGATGCAACGCTTCTGGCTGCTCAAGAAGAGATCCTTCTGGGGCATACGGTGAGCGAGATCCTTCCCGCTGATGCCTCCAGGGTGGTGATGGAGGCTATTGAGAAAGCTGCAGAGCAGGGTATATCTCATGGCCAGATAATCAGGCTGCCCCTGGCAGAAGGAGAGCACTGGTTTGAACTTTCCACTTCTAAGAAACAGGTCTCAGAGACATCCTTTCATTTCCTTATGCTCGCACGCGATATTACAGAGAAACAGCAGATGGAGGAAGAACTCTTCAGGGCCAAAAAACTTGAATCGGTTGGGGTCCTTGCCGGAGGGATTGCCCATGATTTTAATAATATTCTTTCAGTTATCCTTGGAAATATTGAGCTCGCTACAGCACACCTTAAAAAGAATGATACAGCATTTTCTCTTCTTGCAGACGCTCAAAAGGCTGCCAAAAGGGCGACAAAACTGACTCAGCAGCTCTTAACTTTTTCAAAAGGAGGTGAACCGGTAAAGGAATGCACTGCTTTGGCCCAGCTTATTCAGGAATCAGCAGATTTTGTTCTCCATGGCTCCAAGGTTTCCTGTGAGTATTTTTTTCCGGATGATTTATGGATGGTTCAGGTGGATAGTGGACAGGTCAGCCAGGTTATACAGAATCTGGTCATTAACGCCATACATGCCATGCCGCTGGGTGGGACAATGAACATCAGCTGTGAGAACATTGAAGCCGGTTCTTCCGAGCTTCTGGTGAGCAGGCATAGTGATGATTTCTTTGTCCGCATTACTCTCCAAGATAGCGGATCGGGGATTCCGCAGGAAATTATAAATAACATCTTCGACCCCTATTTCAGTACGAAAGAAGAGGGCAATGGTTTAGGGCTGGCTATCAGTCATACGATTATTCTAAAGCATCATGGAAGTATAACGGTTCATTCGAGTCCCGGTCAGGGAACGACCTTTAACATTTATCTCCCGGCTGACCCCGGTGCTGTTTGCAGCACTAACAAAAATGAGAAAAGCATGCCATTGCCAAGGGCATCCAGGATTATGGTGATGGATGATGATAAGATGATCCGTGTATTGGTTGAGGCGCAACTTGCCTCCCTTGGTCACGAGGCAATTCTTGCCGTTGATGGTAATGAGGCAATACGGTTATATCAGGAGATGGAGGCGAAGGGGACACCTGTTGATCTTGTAATTATGGATCTTACTATTCCCGGTGGCATGGGGGGAAAGGAAGCTGCCCGTAAACTGCTGCAACTGGCTCCTGAAGCAAAAATAATAGTTTCCAGTGGCTACTCGAACGACCAGGTTCTTTCTCATTATCGTGATTATGGATTTTGTGCAGCGGTGTCAAAACCATTTGACATGAAAGAACTCCGAGAGGGGATCAACTCTGCTTTAAGCCCAGAGTGA
- a CDS encoding DUF2058 domain-containing protein: MGNPFQDQLLKAGLVNKKQANKVKREKHLNRKQKKEDSSVQISSRAREEQAAQAERNRELNRKHAAEKLQREQKAQVKQLIEQNKLDRDDSGDPYHFVVQSKIERIFVSEEMTEQLSRGQLAIVKSGDGYEVVPAKVAQQIMSRDKNSVIAFHGSF, from the coding sequence ATGGGAAATCCATTTCAGGATCAGCTTCTGAAGGCCGGGCTGGTCAACAAGAAGCAGGCCAACAAGGTGAAACGTGAAAAACATCTTAATCGCAAGCAGAAAAAGGAAGATTCTTCGGTTCAGATCAGTAGCCGGGCCAGGGAGGAGCAGGCAGCTCAGGCAGAACGTAACCGTGAACTGAATCGAAAACATGCTGCGGAAAAGCTGCAGCGCGAGCAAAAGGCACAGGTGAAACAACTTATAGAGCAAAACAAGCTGGATCGCGATGACAGTGGTGACCCGTACCACTTTGTAGTGCAGAGTAAAATAGAACGGATATTCGTTTCGGAAGAAATGACGGAACAGCTGAGTCGTGGACAGCTGGCAATCGTTAAATCCGGAGATGGCTATGAAGTCGTTCCGGCAAAAGTTGCTCAACAGATAATGAGCCGTGACAAAAATTCAGTCATTGCCTTTCATGGTTCTTTTTGA
- a CDS encoding TonB-dependent receptor plug domain-containing protein has translation MSHIIRKLKTGMMLSCILLISTPAALWAAEEEMLDLDLSELMEIQITSAGRKAQNLGDVAAAVYVIDQAAIHNSGATSIPEALRMAPGLQVSRMTATKWAITSRGFNGVFSNKLLVQIDGRSVYTPSYSGVYWDVQNVVLEDVERIEVIRGPGATLWGANAVNGIINIITKQSSDTQGGLVSVAAGNHETGIVSLRYGTQVNNDTYGRFYLHRHDRDSYQLLADETDAHDDSQLSSAGVRLDGDIGLQNNWTLQGDLYQGDDSQLVFPIWAEGTPLPLTVDDQIKSDGYNLLGRWQHKLSETNSWTFQAYFDVTERDETYLGQKHHTVDFDFQHHFKWTKNDIVWGLGYRNISDEFSNSYTVGIEPAEQTSELFSGFIQDEIGLFEDGIKLTLGTKVEHNVYTGVEIQPSIRLLWKVNPGNNIWTAVSRAVRTPSRVEDGGRIVSGPLPTPPFSMVSVYGNPELEAEEVIAYEGGYRYSPCSDFSVDMALFYNDYKNLTDYLPENPVSVLFVNGLEGQSYGLEISSRWKPLSWLATELSYSYINLQMTSSVAMNYGGSISELVAEGSSPEHQISLHSSMELSETLRFNFWARYVDQLAAAGLATYSTGIVVDDYVALDLNFIWTPVEQLELMLVGQNLLESDHLEFVHDYFIPATEIGQSVYAKLTWKF, from the coding sequence ATGTCTCATATAATTCGAAAGTTAAAAACAGGTATGATGCTGTCCTGCATTTTGCTGATAAGCACTCCTGCTGCACTCTGGGCTGCGGAGGAAGAGATGCTCGATCTGGATCTCTCCGAGCTGATGGAGATCCAGATCACCTCGGCCGGCCGTAAGGCTCAGAATCTTGGTGATGTAGCGGCTGCAGTTTATGTGATCGACCAGGCAGCTATCCACAACTCGGGTGCCACTTCCATACCCGAGGCACTTCGCATGGCACCCGGCCTGCAGGTTTCGAGGATGACTGCTACTAAATGGGCTATCACTTCCCGTGGTTTCAATGGGGTGTTCTCCAATAAACTGCTGGTACAGATCGATGGTCGCAGCGTCTATACGCCATCCTACTCCGGAGTGTACTGGGATGTGCAGAATGTGGTGCTGGAGGATGTGGAGCGGATTGAAGTTATCCGAGGCCCCGGGGCAACTCTCTGGGGCGCCAATGCTGTGAACGGCATCATTAATATCATCACAAAACAATCTTCCGACACCCAGGGGGGGCTGGTCAGTGTCGCTGCCGGAAACCATGAAACCGGTATTGTATCTTTACGTTACGGAACACAGGTAAACAATGACACCTATGGCCGATTTTACCTTCACCGGCATGATCGGGACTCCTATCAGTTACTGGCTGATGAAACGGATGCCCACGATGATTCACAGCTTTCCAGTGCTGGGGTTCGCCTGGATGGAGATATCGGGTTGCAAAATAACTGGACTCTGCAGGGAGACCTGTATCAGGGAGATGACAGCCAACTCGTATTCCCAATATGGGCCGAGGGAACACCCCTGCCGTTAACCGTTGATGACCAGATTAAAAGTGACGGTTATAATCTGCTCGGTCGCTGGCAGCACAAGCTGTCTGAGACAAACAGCTGGACCTTTCAGGCATATTTTGATGTAACCGAGCGGGATGAAACCTACCTTGGCCAGAAACACCACACCGTGGATTTCGATTTTCAGCATCATTTCAAGTGGACAAAGAACGATATCGTCTGGGGTTTAGGCTATCGGAATATTTCTGACGAGTTTAGTAATTCCTATACAGTTGGTATTGAACCAGCTGAACAGACCAGTGAACTCTTCAGCGGCTTTATCCAGGATGAGATCGGCCTGTTCGAAGACGGGATCAAGCTCACTCTTGGCACAAAAGTGGAGCACAACGTTTACACAGGAGTTGAAATCCAGCCCAGTATCCGTCTTCTCTGGAAAGTGAATCCGGGGAATAACATCTGGACTGCAGTTTCCCGTGCGGTTCGAACCCCTTCAAGGGTAGAAGATGGCGGGCGTATTGTCTCTGGGCCTCTCCCCACTCCACCGTTTTCCATGGTTTCAGTTTATGGTAATCCAGAGCTGGAGGCAGAGGAAGTTATTGCCTATGAAGGGGGCTACCGCTACTCGCCATGCAGTGATTTTTCTGTGGATATGGCGCTGTTTTATAATGACTATAAAAACCTGACTGATTATCTGCCGGAGAATCCGGTGTCTGTTCTCTTTGTGAATGGTTTAGAAGGACAGAGTTATGGCCTGGAGATCAGCAGTCGATGGAAGCCTCTTTCCTGGCTGGCTACCGAACTCTCTTACAGCTACATTAATCTGCAGATGACCTCAAGCGTTGCAATGAACTATGGGGGATCCATCAGTGAACTTGTTGCGGAAGGATCAAGTCCGGAGCATCAGATATCATTACATTCGTCCATGGAGTTGAGTGAAACACTTCGTTTCAACTTCTGGGCACGCTATGTCGATCAGCTGGCTGCCGCTGGACTGGCCACCTACTCTACCGGAATTGTAGTGGATGACTATGTTGCCCTGGATCTCAATTTTATCTGGACACCTGTTGAACAGCTCGAATTGATGTTGGTTGGGCAAAACCTCCTGGAATCAGATCACCTGGAGTTTGTACACGATTATTTTATTCCGGCCACTGAAATCGGCCAGAGTGTCTACGCAAAGCTGACCTGGAAATTTTGA